Proteins encoded together in one Lepisosteus oculatus isolate fLepOcu1 chromosome 2, fLepOcu1.hap2, whole genome shotgun sequence window:
- the LOC102697276 gene encoding dynamin-1-like protein isoform X2, which translates to MEALIPFINRLQEVFLTVGAEVIQLPQIVVVGSQSSGKSSVLESIVGRDFLPRGSGIVTRRPLVLQLVNVAPPEERRRTGNGIKAEEWGTFLHCKNKIFTDFVEIRQEIQSETDRSTGANKGISPEPIHLKIFSPHVLNLTLVDLPGITKVPVGDQPDDIEQQVREMILSYISNPNSLILSVTAANTDLATSEALKLAREVDPEGRRTLAVVTKLDLMDAGTDAMDVLMGRVIPVKLGIIGVVNRSQHDINTQKSLAQALQDEQDFLKRHYPSLASRSGARYLARTLNRLLMHHIRDCLPELKTRVTVLSAQYQGLLSSYGQPVEDHSATLLQIVTKFASEYCNTIEGTARHITTSELCGGARICYIFHETFGRTLKSIDPLSGLTTLDILTAIRNATGPRPALFVPEVSFELLVKRQIKRLEEPSLRCVELVHEELQKMIQHCSSYSTQELLRFPKLHDSIAEVVTKLLRKRLPITNEMVHHLVAIELAYINTKHPDFMDAAQVSAAVNSAQAEAVQDSGRRWKSDRAAEEKASEEKTAFSSPSRGPAVNLLDAPVPVSRRLTPREQLDCEVIQQLIKSYFLIVRKRIQDSVPKTVMHFLVNFVKEHLQSELVGRLYRSPLLQELLTESADTAQQRKEAASMLEALQKASNIISETRETQLW; encoded by the exons ATGGAGGCTCTGATCCCCTTCATCAACCGGCTGCAGGAAGTCTTCCTCACGGTCGGCGCAGAAGTCATCCAGCTCCCACAGATCGTAGTGGTGGGGTCACAG AGCAGTGGCAAGAGCTCCGTGCTGGAAAGCATAGTGGGGCGGGACTTCCTGCCCCGGGGGTCAGGGATCGTGACCCGGAGACCTTTGGTGTTGCAGCTGGTGAATGTCGCGCCGCCTGAGGAACGCAGACGGACCGGAAATG GCATCAAGGCTGAAGAGTGGGGAACATTccttcactgtaaaaacaag ATTTTTACAGATTTTGTGGAAATTCGCCAGGAGATTCAAAGTGAAACTGACCGCAGTACTGGAGCTAACAAG GGTATCAGTCCTGAGCCCATTCACTTGAAGATTTTCTCTCCTCACGTTCTCAACCTCACGCTGGTCGACCTGCCGGGAATCACCAAG GTGCCCGTGGGGGACCAGCCAGATGACATCGAGCAGCAGGTGCGGGAGATGATCCTGAGCTACATCTCCAACCCCAACTCGCTGATCCTGTCCGTCACGGCCGCCAACACTGACCTCGCCACCTCCGAGGCCCTCAAACTGGCGCGAGAGGTCGACCCCGAGG GACGTCGGACACTGGCTGTGGTCACCAAGCTGGACCTGATGGACGCTGGCACAGACGCCATGGATGTGCTGATGGGAAGAGTCATCCCTGTCAAACTGGGCATCATAGgggtcgtcaacag GAGTCAGCACGACATCAACACCCAGAAGAGCCTGGCTCAGGCCCTCCAGGACGAGCAGGACTTCCTCAAGCGGCACTACCCCTCCCTGGCCTCCCGAAGCGGTGCGCGGTACCTGGCCCGCACGCTCAACCGCCTGCTCATGCACCACATCCGCGACTGCCTGCCCGAGCTGAAGACGCGTGTGACGGTGCTCAGTGCGCAGTACCAGGGGCTGCTGAGCAGCTACGGCCAGCCCGTCGAAGACCACAGCGCCACCCTGCTGCAGATCGTCACCAAGTTCGCCAGCGAGTACTGCAACACCATCGAGGGCACAGCGCGGCACATCACCACCTCTGAGCT CTGTGGAGGAGCCAGGATCTGCTACATTTTCCATGAGACGTTTGGCCGAACGCTCAAGTCCATCGACCCGCTGAGCGGCCTGACCACTCTGGACATCCTGACCGCCATCCGCAATGCCACG GGCCCGCGGCCGGCGCTCTTCGTGCCTGAGGTGTCCTTCGAGCTGCTGGTGAAGAGGCAGATCAAGCGGCTGGAGGAGCCCAGCCTGCGCTGCGTGGAGCTGGTGCACGAGGAGCTGCAGAAGATGATCCAGCACTGCTCCTCCTACAGCACCCAG gagCTGCTGCGCTTCCCCAAGCTGCACGACTCCATAGCGGAGGTGGTGACCAAGCTGCTGAGGAAGAGGCTGCCGATCACCAACGAGATG GTGCATCATCTGGTGGCAATTGAACTGGCCTACATTAACACCAAGCACCCCGACTTCATGGATGCTGCCCAAGTCTCTGCCGCTGTCAACAGTGCTCAG GCGGAGGCGGTGCAGGACAGCGGCCGGCGCTGGAAGAGCGACAGGGCTGCCGAGGAGAAGGCAAGCGAGGAGAAGACGGCCTTCAGCAGTCCCTCCCGGGGCCCGGCGGTCAACCTCCTGGACGCG CCAGTGCCGGTGTCTCGGAGGCTGACCCCGCGGGAGCAGCTTGATTGCGAGGTCATCCAGCAGCTCATCAAGTCCTACTTCCTCATCGTGCGCAAGAGGATTCAGGACAG CGTGCCGAAGACAGTGATGCACTTCCTGGTGAACTTTGTGAAGGAGCACCTGCAGAGCGAGCTGGTGGGGCGGCTGTACCGATCCCCCCTGCTGCAGGAGCTGCTGACGGAGTCCGCTGACACAGCCCAGCAGAGGAAAGAGGCTGCCAGCATGCTGGAG GCGCTGCAGAAAGCCAGTAACATTATCTCAGAGACCAGAGAAACCCAGCTGTGGTAG
- the LOC102697276 gene encoding dynamin-1-like protein isoform X3, translated as MSRRLRNADGPEMIFTDFVEIRQEIQSETDRSTGANKGISPEPIHLKIFSPHVLNLTLVDLPGITKVPVGDQPDDIEQQVREMILSYISNPNSLILSVTAANTDLATSEALKLAREVDPEGRRTLAVVTKLDLMDAGTDAMDVLMGRVIPVKLGIIGVVNRSQHDINTQKSLAQALQDEQDFLKRHYPSLASRSGARYLARTLNRLLMHHIRDCLPELKTRVTVLSAQYQGLLSSYGQPVEDHSATLLQIVTKFASEYCNTIEGTARHITTSELCGGARICYIFHETFGRTLKSIDPLSGLTTLDILTAIRNATGPRPALFVPEVSFELLVKRQIKRLEEPSLRCVELVHEELQKMIQHCSSYSTQELLRFPKLHDSIAEVVTKLLRKRLPITNEMVHHLVAIELAYINTKHPDFMDAAQVSAAVNSAQAEAVQDSGRRWKSDRAAEEKASEEKTAFSSPSRGPAVNLLDAPVPVSRRLTPREQLDCEVIQQLIKSYFLIVRKRIQDSVPKTVMHFLVNFVKEHLQSELVGRLYRSPLLQELLTESADTAQQRKEAASMLEALQKASNIISETRETQLW; from the exons ATGTCGCGCCGCCTGAGGAACGCAGACGGACCGGAAATG ATTTTTACAGATTTTGTGGAAATTCGCCAGGAGATTCAAAGTGAAACTGACCGCAGTACTGGAGCTAACAAG GGTATCAGTCCTGAGCCCATTCACTTGAAGATTTTCTCTCCTCACGTTCTCAACCTCACGCTGGTCGACCTGCCGGGAATCACCAAG GTGCCCGTGGGGGACCAGCCAGATGACATCGAGCAGCAGGTGCGGGAGATGATCCTGAGCTACATCTCCAACCCCAACTCGCTGATCCTGTCCGTCACGGCCGCCAACACTGACCTCGCCACCTCCGAGGCCCTCAAACTGGCGCGAGAGGTCGACCCCGAGG GACGTCGGACACTGGCTGTGGTCACCAAGCTGGACCTGATGGACGCTGGCACAGACGCCATGGATGTGCTGATGGGAAGAGTCATCCCTGTCAAACTGGGCATCATAGgggtcgtcaacag GAGTCAGCACGACATCAACACCCAGAAGAGCCTGGCTCAGGCCCTCCAGGACGAGCAGGACTTCCTCAAGCGGCACTACCCCTCCCTGGCCTCCCGAAGCGGTGCGCGGTACCTGGCCCGCACGCTCAACCGCCTGCTCATGCACCACATCCGCGACTGCCTGCCCGAGCTGAAGACGCGTGTGACGGTGCTCAGTGCGCAGTACCAGGGGCTGCTGAGCAGCTACGGCCAGCCCGTCGAAGACCACAGCGCCACCCTGCTGCAGATCGTCACCAAGTTCGCCAGCGAGTACTGCAACACCATCGAGGGCACAGCGCGGCACATCACCACCTCTGAGCT CTGTGGAGGAGCCAGGATCTGCTACATTTTCCATGAGACGTTTGGCCGAACGCTCAAGTCCATCGACCCGCTGAGCGGCCTGACCACTCTGGACATCCTGACCGCCATCCGCAATGCCACG GGCCCGCGGCCGGCGCTCTTCGTGCCTGAGGTGTCCTTCGAGCTGCTGGTGAAGAGGCAGATCAAGCGGCTGGAGGAGCCCAGCCTGCGCTGCGTGGAGCTGGTGCACGAGGAGCTGCAGAAGATGATCCAGCACTGCTCCTCCTACAGCACCCAG gagCTGCTGCGCTTCCCCAAGCTGCACGACTCCATAGCGGAGGTGGTGACCAAGCTGCTGAGGAAGAGGCTGCCGATCACCAACGAGATG GTGCATCATCTGGTGGCAATTGAACTGGCCTACATTAACACCAAGCACCCCGACTTCATGGATGCTGCCCAAGTCTCTGCCGCTGTCAACAGTGCTCAG GCGGAGGCGGTGCAGGACAGCGGCCGGCGCTGGAAGAGCGACAGGGCTGCCGAGGAGAAGGCAAGCGAGGAGAAGACGGCCTTCAGCAGTCCCTCCCGGGGCCCGGCGGTCAACCTCCTGGACGCG CCAGTGCCGGTGTCTCGGAGGCTGACCCCGCGGGAGCAGCTTGATTGCGAGGTCATCCAGCAGCTCATCAAGTCCTACTTCCTCATCGTGCGCAAGAGGATTCAGGACAG CGTGCCGAAGACAGTGATGCACTTCCTGGTGAACTTTGTGAAGGAGCACCTGCAGAGCGAGCTGGTGGGGCGGCTGTACCGATCCCCCCTGCTGCAGGAGCTGCTGACGGAGTCCGCTGACACAGCCCAGCAGAGGAAAGAGGCTGCCAGCATGCTGGAG GCGCTGCAGAAAGCCAGTAACATTATCTCAGAGACCAGAGAAACCCAGCTGTGGTAG
- the LOC102697276 gene encoding dynamin-1-like protein isoform X1 yields the protein MEALIPFINRLQEVFLTVGAEVIQLPQIVVVGSQSSGKSSVLESIVGRDFLPRGSGIVTRRPLVLQLVNVAPPEERRRTGNGDKTKSDSKTSYPGIKAEEWGTFLHCKNKIFTDFVEIRQEIQSETDRSTGANKGISPEPIHLKIFSPHVLNLTLVDLPGITKVPVGDQPDDIEQQVREMILSYISNPNSLILSVTAANTDLATSEALKLAREVDPEGRRTLAVVTKLDLMDAGTDAMDVLMGRVIPVKLGIIGVVNRSQHDINTQKSLAQALQDEQDFLKRHYPSLASRSGARYLARTLNRLLMHHIRDCLPELKTRVTVLSAQYQGLLSSYGQPVEDHSATLLQIVTKFASEYCNTIEGTARHITTSELCGGARICYIFHETFGRTLKSIDPLSGLTTLDILTAIRNATGPRPALFVPEVSFELLVKRQIKRLEEPSLRCVELVHEELQKMIQHCSSYSTQELLRFPKLHDSIAEVVTKLLRKRLPITNEMVHHLVAIELAYINTKHPDFMDAAQVSAAVNSAQAEAVQDSGRRWKSDRAAEEKASEEKTAFSSPSRGPAVNLLDAPVPVSRRLTPREQLDCEVIQQLIKSYFLIVRKRIQDSVPKTVMHFLVNFVKEHLQSELVGRLYRSPLLQELLTESADTAQQRKEAASMLEALQKASNIISETRETQLW from the exons ATGGAGGCTCTGATCCCCTTCATCAACCGGCTGCAGGAAGTCTTCCTCACGGTCGGCGCAGAAGTCATCCAGCTCCCACAGATCGTAGTGGTGGGGTCACAG AGCAGTGGCAAGAGCTCCGTGCTGGAAAGCATAGTGGGGCGGGACTTCCTGCCCCGGGGGTCAGGGATCGTGACCCGGAGACCTTTGGTGTTGCAGCTGGTGAATGTCGCGCCGCCTGAGGAACGCAGACGGACCGGAAATG GAGACAAGACAAAGTCAGACTCAAAGACCAGCTACCCAG GCATCAAGGCTGAAGAGTGGGGAACATTccttcactgtaaaaacaag ATTTTTACAGATTTTGTGGAAATTCGCCAGGAGATTCAAAGTGAAACTGACCGCAGTACTGGAGCTAACAAG GGTATCAGTCCTGAGCCCATTCACTTGAAGATTTTCTCTCCTCACGTTCTCAACCTCACGCTGGTCGACCTGCCGGGAATCACCAAG GTGCCCGTGGGGGACCAGCCAGATGACATCGAGCAGCAGGTGCGGGAGATGATCCTGAGCTACATCTCCAACCCCAACTCGCTGATCCTGTCCGTCACGGCCGCCAACACTGACCTCGCCACCTCCGAGGCCCTCAAACTGGCGCGAGAGGTCGACCCCGAGG GACGTCGGACACTGGCTGTGGTCACCAAGCTGGACCTGATGGACGCTGGCACAGACGCCATGGATGTGCTGATGGGAAGAGTCATCCCTGTCAAACTGGGCATCATAGgggtcgtcaacag GAGTCAGCACGACATCAACACCCAGAAGAGCCTGGCTCAGGCCCTCCAGGACGAGCAGGACTTCCTCAAGCGGCACTACCCCTCCCTGGCCTCCCGAAGCGGTGCGCGGTACCTGGCCCGCACGCTCAACCGCCTGCTCATGCACCACATCCGCGACTGCCTGCCCGAGCTGAAGACGCGTGTGACGGTGCTCAGTGCGCAGTACCAGGGGCTGCTGAGCAGCTACGGCCAGCCCGTCGAAGACCACAGCGCCACCCTGCTGCAGATCGTCACCAAGTTCGCCAGCGAGTACTGCAACACCATCGAGGGCACAGCGCGGCACATCACCACCTCTGAGCT CTGTGGAGGAGCCAGGATCTGCTACATTTTCCATGAGACGTTTGGCCGAACGCTCAAGTCCATCGACCCGCTGAGCGGCCTGACCACTCTGGACATCCTGACCGCCATCCGCAATGCCACG GGCCCGCGGCCGGCGCTCTTCGTGCCTGAGGTGTCCTTCGAGCTGCTGGTGAAGAGGCAGATCAAGCGGCTGGAGGAGCCCAGCCTGCGCTGCGTGGAGCTGGTGCACGAGGAGCTGCAGAAGATGATCCAGCACTGCTCCTCCTACAGCACCCAG gagCTGCTGCGCTTCCCCAAGCTGCACGACTCCATAGCGGAGGTGGTGACCAAGCTGCTGAGGAAGAGGCTGCCGATCACCAACGAGATG GTGCATCATCTGGTGGCAATTGAACTGGCCTACATTAACACCAAGCACCCCGACTTCATGGATGCTGCCCAAGTCTCTGCCGCTGTCAACAGTGCTCAG GCGGAGGCGGTGCAGGACAGCGGCCGGCGCTGGAAGAGCGACAGGGCTGCCGAGGAGAAGGCAAGCGAGGAGAAGACGGCCTTCAGCAGTCCCTCCCGGGGCCCGGCGGTCAACCTCCTGGACGCG CCAGTGCCGGTGTCTCGGAGGCTGACCCCGCGGGAGCAGCTTGATTGCGAGGTCATCCAGCAGCTCATCAAGTCCTACTTCCTCATCGTGCGCAAGAGGATTCAGGACAG CGTGCCGAAGACAGTGATGCACTTCCTGGTGAACTTTGTGAAGGAGCACCTGCAGAGCGAGCTGGTGGGGCGGCTGTACCGATCCCCCCTGCTGCAGGAGCTGCTGACGGAGTCCGCTGACACAGCCCAGCAGAGGAAAGAGGCTGCCAGCATGCTGGAG GCGCTGCAGAAAGCCAGTAACATTATCTCAGAGACCAGAGAAACCCAGCTGTGGTAG
- the LOC102697276 gene encoding dynamin-1-like protein isoform X4: protein MEALIPFINRLQEVFLTVGAEVIQLPQIVVVGSQSSGKSSVLESIVGRDFLPRGSGIVTRRPLVLQLVNVAPPEERRRTGNGDKTKSDSKTSYPGIKAEEWGTFLHCKNKIFTDFVEIRQEIQSETDRSTGANKGISPEPIHLKIFSPHVLNLTLVDLPGITKVPVGDQPDDIEQQVREMILSYISNPNSLILSVTAANTDLATSEALKLAREVDPEGRRTLAVVTKLDLMDAGTDAMDVLMGRVIPVKLGIIGVVNRSQHDINTQKSLAQALQDEQDFLKRHYPSLASRSGARYLARTLNRLLMHHIRDCLPELKTRVTVLSAQYQGLLSSYGQPVEDHSATLLQIVTKFASEYCNTIEGTARHITTSELCGGARICYIFHETFGRTLKSIDPLSGLTTLDILTAIRNATGPRPALFVPEVSFELLVKRQIKRLEEPSLRCVELVHEELQKMIQHCSSYSTQELLRFPKLHDSIAEVVTKLLRKRLPITNEMVHHLVAIELAYINTKHPDFMDAAQVSAAVNSAQAEAVQDSGRRWKSDRAAEEKASEEKTAFSSPSRGPAVNLLDACRCLGG, encoded by the exons ATGGAGGCTCTGATCCCCTTCATCAACCGGCTGCAGGAAGTCTTCCTCACGGTCGGCGCAGAAGTCATCCAGCTCCCACAGATCGTAGTGGTGGGGTCACAG AGCAGTGGCAAGAGCTCCGTGCTGGAAAGCATAGTGGGGCGGGACTTCCTGCCCCGGGGGTCAGGGATCGTGACCCGGAGACCTTTGGTGTTGCAGCTGGTGAATGTCGCGCCGCCTGAGGAACGCAGACGGACCGGAAATG GAGACAAGACAAAGTCAGACTCAAAGACCAGCTACCCAG GCATCAAGGCTGAAGAGTGGGGAACATTccttcactgtaaaaacaag ATTTTTACAGATTTTGTGGAAATTCGCCAGGAGATTCAAAGTGAAACTGACCGCAGTACTGGAGCTAACAAG GGTATCAGTCCTGAGCCCATTCACTTGAAGATTTTCTCTCCTCACGTTCTCAACCTCACGCTGGTCGACCTGCCGGGAATCACCAAG GTGCCCGTGGGGGACCAGCCAGATGACATCGAGCAGCAGGTGCGGGAGATGATCCTGAGCTACATCTCCAACCCCAACTCGCTGATCCTGTCCGTCACGGCCGCCAACACTGACCTCGCCACCTCCGAGGCCCTCAAACTGGCGCGAGAGGTCGACCCCGAGG GACGTCGGACACTGGCTGTGGTCACCAAGCTGGACCTGATGGACGCTGGCACAGACGCCATGGATGTGCTGATGGGAAGAGTCATCCCTGTCAAACTGGGCATCATAGgggtcgtcaacag GAGTCAGCACGACATCAACACCCAGAAGAGCCTGGCTCAGGCCCTCCAGGACGAGCAGGACTTCCTCAAGCGGCACTACCCCTCCCTGGCCTCCCGAAGCGGTGCGCGGTACCTGGCCCGCACGCTCAACCGCCTGCTCATGCACCACATCCGCGACTGCCTGCCCGAGCTGAAGACGCGTGTGACGGTGCTCAGTGCGCAGTACCAGGGGCTGCTGAGCAGCTACGGCCAGCCCGTCGAAGACCACAGCGCCACCCTGCTGCAGATCGTCACCAAGTTCGCCAGCGAGTACTGCAACACCATCGAGGGCACAGCGCGGCACATCACCACCTCTGAGCT CTGTGGAGGAGCCAGGATCTGCTACATTTTCCATGAGACGTTTGGCCGAACGCTCAAGTCCATCGACCCGCTGAGCGGCCTGACCACTCTGGACATCCTGACCGCCATCCGCAATGCCACG GGCCCGCGGCCGGCGCTCTTCGTGCCTGAGGTGTCCTTCGAGCTGCTGGTGAAGAGGCAGATCAAGCGGCTGGAGGAGCCCAGCCTGCGCTGCGTGGAGCTGGTGCACGAGGAGCTGCAGAAGATGATCCAGCACTGCTCCTCCTACAGCACCCAG gagCTGCTGCGCTTCCCCAAGCTGCACGACTCCATAGCGGAGGTGGTGACCAAGCTGCTGAGGAAGAGGCTGCCGATCACCAACGAGATG GTGCATCATCTGGTGGCAATTGAACTGGCCTACATTAACACCAAGCACCCCGACTTCATGGATGCTGCCCAAGTCTCTGCCGCTGTCAACAGTGCTCAG GCGGAGGCGGTGCAGGACAGCGGCCGGCGCTGGAAGAGCGACAGGGCTGCCGAGGAGAAGGCAAGCGAGGAGAAGACGGCCTTCAGCAGTCCCTCCCGGGGCCCGGCGGTCAACCTCCTGGACGCG TGCCGGTGTCTCGGAGGCTGA
- the LOC107076734 gene encoding uncharacterized protein, translating into MNRKRAAEPVSGRPAGGERLKARCPTEWGAALLEGTSGSERAVHLELACAVERAVKAAVELAMARVTRLVERRCAGLRLRIEDRERELESVRLRLDLAESELRVLRERVGGGGGGEREPWHAAPQSESRGRAQRRLEAGDPAGRGEFLPVNKKEGDLVNTVAAPSSFPGVTGTLSAKQELYNPPGCEASGEERATDQQQGPTVKRADRTSPRIDTPEAHGRCIAGEQGCPAPCQALQPFGSSQDTSERLSGADCRPLKQEVSELGYGDVVQESRWPPSPLGAEGSEPGPGQAAGPYSSNAQTGRGKIEGNPRSSRGSISQDAAQRKTPRHLAPPDSPPGGRRLPLPPPAAEGGGPRRRGPFACALCGRAFHALQSLQSHQRTHTGERPFPCATCGKSFAQKQNLIRHRSVHTGLAPHACGLCGKRFSQLGNLRIHYLIHTGERPHACPQCGRRFNQAQNLKRHLRVHAKRL; encoded by the exons ATGAATAGGAAGCGAGCTGCAGAGCCCGTCAGCGGCCGTCCTGCTGGTGGAGAAAGACTTAAAGCGCGCTGCCCCACCGAATGGGGGGCGGCTTTGCTGGAAGGCACCTCAGGATCTGAGAGGGCAGTGCACCTCGAGCTGGCCTGCGCCGTTGAGCGGGCGGTGAAGGCGGCGGTGGAGTTGGCCATGGCGAGGGTGACCAGGCTGGTGGAGAGGCGCTGCGCCGGCCTGCGGCTGCGCATCGAGGACCGCGAGAGGGAGCTGGAGAGCGTGCGGCTGAGGCTGGATCTGGCGGAGAGCGAGCTGAGGGTCCTGCGCGAGCGCgtcggcggcggcggcggcggcgagcgCGAGCCCTGGCACGCAGCCCCGCAGTCGGAGAGCCGCGGCCGGGCGCAGCGGAGGCTGGAGGCCGGGGATCCGGCGGGTCGCGGGGAGTTTCTCCCGGTGAACAAGAAGGAGGGCGACCTCGTTAACACCGTCGCAGCCCCCTCCTCATTCCCAGGTGTTACCGGAACACTGTCCGCCAAACAGGAATTGTATAATCCTCCCGGCTGCGAGGCCAGCGGGGAAGAACGAGCTACTGACCAGCAGCAGGGACCAACAGTGAAAC GTGCTGATAGGACATCGCCTCGGATCGACACTCCTGAGGCTCATGGTCGCTGCATAGCTGGGGAACAGGGGTGCCCTGCGCCttgtcaggccctgcagcctttcGGAAGCAGCCAAGACACCTCTGAGAGACTCTCGGGCGCTGACTGCAGGCCCCTCAAGCAGGAGGTGTCTGAGCTGGGCTATGGGGACGTGGTTCAAGAGTCCAGATGGCCACCGAGCCCTCTCGGAGCAGAGGGCAGTGAACCGGGACCAGGCCAGGCAGCTGGGCCGTACTCCAGCAATGCCCAGACTGGGAGGGGTAAAATCGAAGGGAATCCCAGGTCCTCTAGGGGCAGTATATCAC AAGACGCCGCACAACGGAAGACGCCGCGACACCTGGCGCCCCCCGACTCTCCGCCCGGGGGCCGGcggctccctctccctcccccggCTGCCGAGGGGGGCGGGCCGAGGAGGCGGGGCCCGTTCGCCTGCGCGCTGTGCGGGCGGGCGTTCCACGCCCTGCAGAGCCTGCAGTCCCACCAGCGCACCCACACGGGCGAGAGGCCCTTCCCCTGCGCCACCTGCGGCAAGAGCTTCGCGCAGAAGCAGAACCTGATCCGGCACCGCAGCGTGCACACGGGCCTGGCCCCCCACGCCTGCGGCCTGTGCGGCAAGAGGTTCAGCCAGCTGGGCAACCTCCGCATCCACTACCTCATCCACACCGGGGAGCGGCCCCACGCCTGCCCGCAGTGCGGCCGGCGCTTCAACCAGGCCCAGAACCTCAAGCGGCACCTCCGGGTGCACGCCAAGCGCCTC